The Oncorhynchus kisutch isolate 150728-3 unplaced genomic scaffold, Okis_V2 Okis01b-Okis20b_hom, whole genome shotgun sequence genome contains the following window.
acggctgttcttccctctgtagtctgtaaatagtttgcaagccctgccacataagacgagcttcggagccggtgtagtacgattcaatcttagcccgtattgacgctttgcctgtttgatggttcgtcgcagggcatagcgggatttcttataagcttccgggttagagtctcgcaccttgaaagcggcagctctaccctttagctcagtgcgaatgttgcctgtaatccgtggcttctggttgtggtatgtacgtacagtcactgtggggacgacgtccatcgatgcacttattgatgaagccagtgactgatgtggtgtactcctcaatgccaatcGGAAGAGAAACATAAGGGCTGGAAATATTATGTGATAATGATTATAAACTGTCTTGTTccgccctgaatgctgattggctgacagccgtggtatatcagaccacaTGTATGACAGTTGTTTTTTACTGCTTTAATTAcactggtaaccagtttataacagcagtaaggcacctcaggggttcgtggtatatggccaatataccacggctaagggctgtaattCAGGCTCTTGCGTCTTAcctaagaacagtccttagccgtggtatattggccatataccacacccattCGGCCTTATTGCTGAaatatacctctctctcccagGTTGTTGCCGTATGGGCGGTACTGCAGTCAGGTGGAAGCAGCTACTAAACACCTGGACAAGATGTCCGCCATGAAGGAAGGAGTTAAGATGAACTAGAGGTGAGAATAGTGGTGGATACATCACCCatatgaaacatggaggaggacagagaggtggGATACTCTGAAGTAGCTTATTCTCTTTTCATTTACACTGAACTgatctctcacctctcctctcctctcctctcctctcctctcctctcctctcctctcctctcctctcctctcctctcctctcctctcctctcctctcctctcctctcctcctctcctctcctctcctctcctctcctctcctctctcctctcctctcccctccccctcccctcctctcctctcctctcctctcctctcctctcctctcctctcccctcccctcctctccctcccctctcctctctaggaGTGCTCTAAGAGGGCTAACAGTGGCAGGTTCTCTCTGCGTGATCTACTCATGGTTCCCCATGCGAGAGTCCTCAAATACCACCTACTGCTCCaggtacacagtgtgtgtgtgtgtgtgtgtgtgtgtgtgtgtgtgtgtgtgtgtgtgtgtgtgtgtgtgtgtgtgtgtgtgtgtgtgtgtgtgtgtgcgtggttttAATGCATCAGTGTTAATAGTGTAATGTGATTACCAGGAGCTGGTGATGAAACACACCTCCAGCAATACAGAGAAAGAGAACCTTCGGACGGCTCTAGACGCCATGAGAGTGAGTTGACCTTCCTCTTCCAGGCTTCACTGATACTAACAGGACCAGCATGATGTCCTCTTCCAGGCTTCACTGATACTAACAGGACCAGCATGATGTCCTCTTCCAGGCTTCACTGATACTAACAGGACCAGCATGATGTCCTCTTCCAGACTTCACTGATACTAACAGGACCAGCATGATGTCCTCTTCCAGGCTTCACTGATACTAACAGGACCAGCATGATGTCCTCTTCCAGGCTTTACTGATACTAACAGGACCAGCATGATGTCCTCTTCCAGACTTTACTGATACTAACAGGACCAGCATGATGTCCTCTTCCAGGCTTTACTGATACTAACAGGACCAGCATGATGTCCTCTTCCAGGCTTTACTGATACTAACAGGACCAGCATGATGTCCTCTTCCAGGCTTTACTGATACTAACAGGACCAGCTGATGTCCTCTTCCAGACTTTACTGATACTAACAGGACCGCATGACACAAACTGTGAAGGAGTACTGAGCTGTTTTTTCTCTGTTTGTGCGTTCGTTcgtttgtacctgtgtgtgtgtgtgtgtgtgtgtgtgcgtgtgcgtgtgcgtgtgtgtgtgtgtgtgtgtgtgtgtgcgtgtgtgtgtgtgtgtggtgtgtgtgcgtgtgcgtgtgcgtgtggtggtgcgctcgtgtgtgtgtgtgtgcgctcgtgtgtgtgtgtatgtgtgtgtgtgtgtgtgtgtgtgtgtgtgtgtgtgtgtgtgtgtgtgtgtgtgcgtgcgtgcgtgcgtgcgtgtgtgtgtgtgttttcaggacCTGGCTCAGTGTGTGAACGAGGTAAAGAGAGACAACGAGATCATCAAACAGATCACCACCTTCCAGTTGTCTATAGAGAACATGACTCAGTCTCTGGCTCTGTACGGACGACCCAAGATAGATGGAGAACTGAAGATCAGCTCCTCAGAGAAGAAGTCCAAacaggacaggtgtgtgtgtgtggggggggggggggtcacattatgttgtcagtgtgtgtgtgtgggggggtcacattgcgtgtcagtgtgtgtgtgtgtggggggggtcccATTGTGtctcagtgttgtgtgtgtggggggggggggggggggggggggggggggggggggggggggcgctgtTGTGTGTATCACAGTATGTGTTaatctgtgtgtgggggggggggggggtcaggtatgcgtgtgagtgagtgtgaggtCTGTATTGGTGTTTtacatcggtgtgtgtgtgtgtgtggtgcgtgtgtagGTCAGGTATGCGTTCCTGTTTGACAAGGCGATGCTAGTGTGTAAGAAGAAGAGTGGAGAGACGATGGAACTGAAGGAGATTATAGACCTGCAGTACTACCAGCTACGAGACGAGACCACCGGGTGAGAAGGACAGCAAGAAGGTAGCTTAGtctgctcttctcctcctcttctcttccttctctctcgtcttctccttctcctcttctcttctttcctctttcttcttctcttttctctcttcttgctcttccttctcttcttgtcttctcctccttctcttgtcttgtcttctccttctcttctcctccctcttctcttccttctcatcttctcctccttctcttgtcttctccttctcttctcctctctctctttctcttccttctcttctcgtcttctcctccttcactctccccAAATTTTGTACTAAActatcccgtgtgtgtgtgtgtgtgtataatgtgtgtgtgtgtgtgtgtgtgtgtagtggtcacATTTTTTCCTACTTATAGACTGTTATGGGAAGTCAGGATATGACCTTTCTTCAAGACCAGAGATCTCAAGAAGAAATGGCTGGAGCAGTTTGAGATGGCCCTGTGAGTCTACAATAGTtcatggatggagggagggagggagggagggagggagggagggagggaggagggagggagggaggggagggagggagggaggggagggagggagggagggaggggatgcatGGATGGAGAAAGGGGATGgattggtggatggatggagggagggaggggagggagggagggagggagggagggagggagggagggagggagggagggagggagggagggagggagggagggagggaggggagggagggattggtgtatggagggatgaagggagggagggggggggatggtGCATGGATGGAGAAAGGGATGGATTGGTggctggatggagggagggagggatggatggagggagggagggattggtgcatggatggagggagggagggattggtgaatggatggagggagggagggattggtagatggatggagggagggagggattggagaatggatggagggagggaggggggagggattggtgcatggatggagggagggaggggggagggattgGTGCATGGATGGAGAAAGGGATGGATTGGTGGATGgtgggatgaagggagggattggtggatggatggagggagggagggagggatggatggagggagggattggtggatggatggagggaaggagggattggtgaatggatggagggagggagggagggattggtgattggatggagggagggagggattggtggatggatggagggagggagggattggtgaatggagggagggagggattggtgaatggatggagggagggagggattgatggatggagggagggagggtggaattggtggatggatggagggagggagggagggattgggatggaggggggaggtagGGATTGACTaatggacagactgactgactggtggattTATTTGGTTGGTTGATTGTTTGATTGATCCGCAGGTCCAACATGTGTCCAGAGAACTGTACTGCCAACAGTCATGACTTCCAGATGCACTGCTTTGAAGATACCACCTCCTGCAAGGCCTGCAGTATGCTCCTCAggtacacacacgcgcgcacacgcacacgcacacacacacgcgcacgcacacacacacacacacacacaagctcctcAGAtcccaaaaagttctacagctgcaccatcgagagcatcttgactggctgcatcaactCTTGTTATGGAAACTgttatggaaactgctcggcctccgaccgcaaggcgctacagagggtagtgcgtaaggcccagtacatcaccggggccaaacttcctgccatccaggacctctataccaggcggtggaggaaggccctaaaaattgtcagattccagcaacccaagtcatagactgttctctcagctactgcatggcaagcggtaccgatgcctCTGGAACCAACAAGGCCCGGAACAgattccacgcccaagccatgagactgattccacgcccaagccatgagactgattccacgcccaagccatgagactgattccacgcccaagccatgagactgattccacgcccaagccatgagactgattccacgcccaagccatgagactgattccacgcccaagccatgagactgattccacgccaagccatgagactgattccacgcccaagccatgagacagattccacgcccaagccatgagactgattccacgcccaagccatgagactgattccacgcccaagccatgagacagattccacgcccaagccatgagactgattccacgcccaagccatgagacagattcaccccaagccatgagacagattccacgcccaagccatgagactgattccacgcccaagccatgagactgattccacgcccaagccatgagactgattccacgcccaagccatgagactgattccacgcccaagccatgagactgattccacgcccaagccatgagactgattccacgcccaagccatgagactgattccacgcccaagccatgagactgattccacgcccaagccatgagactgattccacgcccaagccatgagacagattccacgcccaagccatgagactgattccacgccaagccatgagactgattccacgcccaagccatgagactgattccacgcccaagccatgagactgattccacgcccaagccatgagacagattctacccccaagccatgagacagattccacgcccaagccatgagactgattccacgcccaagccatgagactgattccacgcccaagccatgagactgattccacgccaagccatgagactgattccacgcccaagccatgagactgattccacgcccaagccatgagactgattccacgcccaagccatgagactgctaaaGTTAGTTAAATAGTACTCTccatacagacagatagatagaaagatagatagatTGACTTCTCAcaatctcactctcctctctctaatctctctctctccctcgtttctctttaatcaattcaattcaatggctttattggcatgggaaacatgtgttaacattgcccaagcaagtgaggtagataatatataaagtgaatatataaagtgaaataaacaatacaaattaacagtaaacattacacatacagaagtttcaaaacaataaagacattacaaatgtcatattatatatatacagtgttttaacaatgtacaaatggtaaaggacacaagataaaataaataagcataaatatgggttgtatttataatggtgtgtgttcttcactggttaatctctgtctctctttaatctctctatccctcctctctctctttaatttctctctctatacttgctccctccttctctcttctctctctctcgccttccttctctctctatactctctccctctctctctctctctcttccttctctctctatactctctcctctcccttctctctctctctccattctctctctttctctctccttcttctctctctatactctctccctccccttctctctctatactctctccctccctccttctctttctatactcgctccctccctccttctctctctatatactcgctccctccctccttctctctcgctctcctctccttctctctctatactcttctccctccttctatctctctccttccttctctctctatactctctccctccctccttctatctctccttctctctatactctctccctccctcttgtatctctccttctctctctctgtctccctccctccctcctccttctctgtctctcagggGGATATTCTTCCAGGGGTATCGTTGTAGTCGTTGCAGAATGGCCGCTCATAAAGAATGTCTGGGAAGAGTACCAGGCTGCGGACGCAACTCAGGTAGAAccactaaagtgtgtgtgtgcgtgtgtgtgttttctttgaCACTATGTTTTgcaggtgtgtgtagtgtgt
Protein-coding sequences here:
- the LOC116358880 gene encoding proto-oncogene vav-like; amino-acid sequence: MALSNMCPENCTANSHDFQMHCFEDTTSCKACSMLLRGIFFQGYRCSRCRMAAHKECLGRVPGCGRNSDHSGNVKKVRLLSEALYLAVWHYTTE